GGCTTATTCCAAGATATGGGCGAATCGCTTCCCTGGTTGACGCAAGTGGTGATTGACGTGGCTGAGGGGGTTGGGGATCACTTTTTTCTGTTGGCGGGATTTTGTGGAAGTTTGGGTATGGGTATCCGTTGGTTTCTCAAAAATCCGAAAAGTCGACAGGCCATTGATGGGTGGGTTTTAGGGGTTCCCCTTTTGGGGTCCGTGATCCAAAAAGCCGCAACGGTGCGTTTTTCCAGAACATTAGGGTTTTTAGTTCGTCGTGGGGTTCCGTTGCTGTCGGCCTTGGGTGTGGCGGGAACGGTGACTGGTAATAAAATATTCGAGCAAAGCATTAAACTGGCGGCCATAGCGATTCAAAATGGACAATCTCTCTCTGAGACTTTGAGAGCGGGCCAGGTTTTTCCGCCGATGGTTCCCCAAATGATTAAGGTGGGAGAATCAACCGGTTCCATAGATGTTATGCTGGAAAAAATTGCGGATCTTTTTGAGCAAGAGGTCGATCGGACGGTAGCCACGTTAACGTCGGTGTTAGAGCCCTTTATTATCTTGGTCGTGGGGTGTGGGATTGCCCTTGTCGTTGTGGCGATGTATCTTCCCATTTTTTCTATCGGTTCAGTTATTGGGTGAGTCTGGAGGTTTTTTGTCATGAGTGGGAGTGATATGTCTGTGACCGAAATCGTCGTGCGGGCACCGGCCAAAGTGAATCTGTTGATTCGGGTATTGGATCGATTGCCCAATGGGTATCATAATGTGTGGTCTCTCATGCATACGGTCGATGTCTTTGATCTTCTCCGAATTAGGCTTAACCCTGATCGGGATGGTCTTGTCTTAACGTGTGGAGATGCTCCGTTGCCCTTGGATAAGGGAAATTTGGTGTATCGGGCGGCTGAATTGGTGCTTCAGCGTTCTGAAAAGAATGTAGGCGTTGATATTGAGCTAACCAAAGTTATTCCCTTGTCGGCTGGTCTGGGAGGTGGAAGTAGTGATGCCGCTGCCACTCTGTATGGCCTTACTCACTTGCTAGGGTTAGATTGGACTTTATCTGACTTGTGTGAGGCGGGTGCAACTCTTGGAAGTGATATTCCATTTTTTTTTAAAGCCCCTTGTGCAGTGGTCCGGGGGTGGGGCCATGAGGTGGAGGCCTGTTCTCTCAAAGGCGAACGGTGGGTCGTTCTCGTGAATCCCGGCTTTCCGATACAGACAAAATGGGCATATAAACAGCTGTCCTCCCAACGGGAGGCCGTCAGACCTTTAGGTGAATTTACGAAGAGAATAGATCGTGAAATGAGCCTTTCCTGGGAGGAAGTGATCGGGATAATGGAAAATGATTTTGAACCGCCGTTGTTTCCGTTTTATCCGATTTTGGGATTCATTAAAGACACGTTGCTTTCCTTTGGGGCTCAAGCCGCACTATTATCAGGTAGTGGAGCCACCGTATTTGGGATTTTCCGCACTCAGGAAGAAGCTCGGAAGGCTTCCACCCGGTTGCGTCGTGATACGAGCTGGAGAATCTTTGATATCCCGATGGGTTCGACTGATTTACCTCATGACCCGTTCCACGTTGGCTCCTCCTCTCAGGTTTCCAACGTGTAAATTCAGTGACTTGAGTTGACAAGTCACCAATCGTAGAATTACCTTTGCTCTGCTTTTTTTCCTGAAAATCTGCTACGGTTTAGGTTCACCTAGGCAAGTTGAGACTACCACCATGCTCAGAGATTTAAAATTGATCACGGGTAACTCCAACCTTGCGTTGGCCAGAGAAATTGCTCAGTATATTGGGCAGGATTTGAGTCAGGCAACGGTTACAACCTTTAGTGATGGGGAGATCAGGGTTAGAATTGATGAGAATGTGCGGGGAGGCGATGTTTTTCTGATTCAATCCTGCTGCCACCCGGTGAATACTTCAATTATGGAGTTGTTGCTCCTAATCGATGCGGTCAAACGATCATCAGCTTCCAGGATCACGGCGGTCATTCCTTATTACGGATATGGGAGACAGGATCGAAAAGATCAGCCCCGAGTGCCCATTAGTGCCAAACTGATTGCGGATTTGATCACCGCGGCCGGCGCGAATCGTATTCTGACCATGGATCTTCATGCCGGACCGATTCAAGGATTCTTCAATATTCCTGTTGATCACCTTTATGCCATGCCTGTGATGTTGGACTATATTAAAAAGCAAAATGTCTCTGATTTGGTCATTGTTTCCCCTGATGCAGGAGGGGTCGAGCGAGCGAGAGCATTTGCCAAACGACTGAATTCCTCTCTCGCGATTATCGATAAGCGGCGGGAATCGCCGAATCAGGCTGAAGTGATGAATATTATTGGTGATGTTCAGGATAAGCATGCGTTATTGTTTGATGACATGATTGATACGGCGGGAACAATTGTCCAGACAGCTCAAACCTGTATGGATAACGGAGCCTTGTCGGCCTGGGCTGGGAGTACCCATGCAGTCCTGTCTGGTCCAGCACTGGAGAGGTTGCAATCGTCTTGTCTCCGTGAGGTAATGGTAACAAACACCATTCCCTTAAATGGGAAGGATCAGCAATGTCCAAAATTGAAGACTCTCACCGTTGCTCCTTTGTTGGGTGAGGCGATTTTGAGGATTCATCGTGAAGAGTCAGTGACATCCTTGTTTGTATAAATTAGCTAACTGTTCATTCACTCTCATTTAGAAAAGGTCAAGACGATGAAATATGAACTCGAAGTTGAAAAACGGGATCAGGCTGGAAAAGGCGTGGCGCGGCAACTACGGCGTCAAGGAAAAATTCCTGGAGTTCTCTACGGTGGAGGGAAGTCTGAATTTGTGGCCATGGACCACAAGACGGCCCGTAATCTGGTGATTTCTCAGGTTGGTCATACTGGTTTGCTGACTGTCCGGATTTCCGGGGGGCAAGAACGGATTGCAGTCCTTCAAGACCACCAAATTGATCCCATTACCGGGGCGATTCTTCATGTGGACCTCTTTGAAGTCTCGATGAAAAAAGCCATTCGCGTTAAAGTTCCCCTGACGATTATCGGAGAAGTCCCTGTTGGCGTGAAAGAGGGGGGAATTTTGCATCAGGTGATGCGCGAACTTCATATTGAGTGTTTGCCGGCTCAAATTCCGGATCATATTGAAATCGATGCGTCAGGATTTGGGATTGGTGATGGTATGCATGTAAAGGAAGTTACAGTCCCGACAGGTCTCAAAATTTTGGATGACGAGGATCTCATGGTTGCCCATGTTGCCACGAAGATGTCCGAAGCGAAGCTAGAGTCCCTCTTGTCTCGCGAGGTGGCTGAAGGGGTAGCTCCAGTTGCCACAGCAGAAAAAGCTGCAGAGGGGGCTGCCACTGCAGGGGCTGTGGCGGCGGCAGATAAAACGAAGGCCGCATCAGACAGTAAAGCGAAGGAAGGCAAGAAGTAGCCCTTG
Above is a window of Candidatus Nitrospira neomarina DNA encoding:
- the ispE gene encoding 4-(cytidine 5'-diphospho)-2-C-methyl-D-erythritol kinase, whose translation is MSGSDMSVTEIVVRAPAKVNLLIRVLDRLPNGYHNVWSLMHTVDVFDLLRIRLNPDRDGLVLTCGDAPLPLDKGNLVYRAAELVLQRSEKNVGVDIELTKVIPLSAGLGGGSSDAAATLYGLTHLLGLDWTLSDLCEAGATLGSDIPFFFKAPCAVVRGWGHEVEACSLKGERWVVLVNPGFPIQTKWAYKQLSSQREAVRPLGEFTKRIDREMSLSWEEVIGIMENDFEPPLFPFYPILGFIKDTLLSFGAQAALLSGSGATVFGIFRTQEEARKASTRLRRDTSWRIFDIPMGSTDLPHDPFHVGSSSQVSNV
- a CDS encoding ribose-phosphate diphosphokinase, which produces MLRDLKLITGNSNLALAREIAQYIGQDLSQATVTTFSDGEIRVRIDENVRGGDVFLIQSCCHPVNTSIMELLLLIDAVKRSSASRITAVIPYYGYGRQDRKDQPRVPISAKLIADLITAAGANRILTMDLHAGPIQGFFNIPVDHLYAMPVMLDYIKKQNVSDLVIVSPDAGGVERARAFAKRLNSSLAIIDKRRESPNQAEVMNIIGDVQDKHALLFDDMIDTAGTIVQTAQTCMDNGALSAWAGSTHAVLSGPALERLQSSCLREVMVTNTIPLNGKDQQCPKLKTLTVAPLLGEAILRIHREESVTSLFV
- a CDS encoding type II secretion system F family protein, which gives rise to MPRFEYRAKNLDGQTVHGEVLAATSSEALQLLRRQDVLVTGLQEKVERVFNFSGQLTGWSRGWSWRGVSSKELVVFTHQLATLIRAGVPLLECLDILSSEAENPTLQQVVKHIQEDVEGGTLLAHALKRNPTVFSEFYRSMVEVGETTGRLDESLTQLAVYLDKQAQLRAKIFSGLAYPALLVAVAMIVLVFLLIWVVPLFSGLFQDMGESLPWLTQVVIDVAEGVGDHFFLLAGFCGSLGMGIRWFLKNPKSRQAIDGWVLGVPLLGSVIQKAATVRFSRTLGFLVRRGVPLLSALGVAGTVTGNKIFEQSIKLAAIAIQNGQSLSETLRAGQVFPPMVPQMIKVGESTGSIDVMLEKIADLFEQEVDRTVATLTSVLEPFIILVVGCGIALVVVAMYLPIFSIGSVIG
- a CDS encoding 50S ribosomal protein L25, yielding MKYELEVEKRDQAGKGVARQLRRQGKIPGVLYGGGKSEFVAMDHKTARNLVISQVGHTGLLTVRISGGQERIAVLQDHQIDPITGAILHVDLFEVSMKKAIRVKVPLTIIGEVPVGVKEGGILHQVMRELHIECLPAQIPDHIEIDASGFGIGDGMHVKEVTVPTGLKILDDEDLMVAHVATKMSEAKLESLLSREVAEGVAPVATAEKAAEGAATAGAVAAADKTKAASDSKAKEGKK